In Deinobacterium chartae, a single genomic region encodes these proteins:
- a CDS encoding S-layer homology domain-containing protein, producing the protein MNKTVLTLALALVSSAALAQNNPPVAVPQPPAVVNRAVSETSGAYARAAIELVVSKGLFVGYPDGSFDWTKYATRQEVAMVFARFIQQFPLANLTPEELATLQRGVQEALDGLAELRSRVDAQDQQIAQLRDQLAQLQNSIGTPTAGATGPQGPEGPAGPQGPAGPQGPAGPQGPEGAAGPQGPAGPQGPEGPAGPQGPEGPQGPMGPQGPEGPAGRDLTAAVPPTTFYFGASVYGINNPSQGLMARIIVGNDSLIGNFGLRLSGDIAINGTTPGNSVSAVGTFRTTLGIVDGYVGVGGGYNFSISQPFGEGLLGVDVRFLDNFAIFAEGRQHYYFNDNSNLNSIAVGLQVRF; encoded by the coding sequence ATGAATAAAACGGTACTGACTCTTGCTCTGGCACTCGTTTCTTCTGCTGCGTTGGCCCAGAACAACCCACCGGTCGCAGTTCCGCAGCCGCCTGCAGTCGTCAACCGCGCGGTTTCGGAAACCAGCGGCGCGTATGCCCGCGCCGCCATCGAGCTGGTCGTCTCCAAGGGACTGTTCGTCGGCTACCCGGACGGCAGCTTCGACTGGACCAAGTACGCGACCCGCCAGGAAGTCGCGATGGTCTTCGCCCGCTTCATCCAGCAGTTCCCGCTGGCCAACCTGACCCCCGAGGAGCTCGCCACCCTGCAGCGCGGCGTGCAAGAAGCCCTCGACGGCCTGGCCGAACTGCGCTCGCGCGTGGACGCCCAGGACCAGCAGATCGCTCAGCTGCGCGATCAGTTGGCCCAACTGCAAAACTCGATTGGCACCCCTACCGCAGGCGCGACGGGTCCGCAGGGTCCTGAAGGCCCCGCCGGTCCGCAGGGTCCTGCCGGTCCGCAAGGCCCCGCCGGTCCGCAGGGCCCCGAAGGCGCCGCGGGCCCGCAGGGTCCTGCCGGCCCGCAGGGTCCTGAAGGCCCCGCCGGTCCGCAGGGCCCCGAAGGCCCGCAAGGCCCCATGGGTCCGCAGGGTCCTGAAGGTCCCGCCGGTCGTGACCTGACCGCTGCGGTTCCGCCCACGACCTTCTACTTTGGCGCTTCGGTGTACGGCATCAACAACCCCAGCCAGGGCCTGATGGCGCGCATCATCGTGGGCAATGACAGCCTGATCGGCAACTTCGGTCTGCGCCTCAGCGGTGACATCGCCATCAACGGCACCACTCCGGGCAACTCGGTGTCGGCCGTTGGGACTTTCCGTACGACCCTGGGCATCGTAGACGGCTACGTGGGCGTTGGCGGCGGTTACAACTTCAGCATCTCCCAGCCGTTCGGCGAGGGGCTGCTCGGTGTGGACGTGCGCTTCCTCGATAACTTCGCGATCTTCGCCGAGGGCCGTCAACACTACTACTTCAACGACAACTCCAACCTGAACTCGATTGCGGTGGGCCTGCAAGTTCGCTTCTAA
- the lysS gene encoding lysine--tRNA ligase, which translates to MSEDTSLLHEQTRARLHNQQQLADRGYPTHPYSYPKTHHAADIVQAHPDLEPGSEWTGETVALAGRVITLRDMGKAAFADLQDESGRIQLFFRKNDLENYADLKLIDLGDLLGVTGYPFVTKTGQLTIHVTSWTPLVKSLHPLPDKYHGLRDQETRYRQRYLDLITNADTRQTFQARSRVLRVIRTFLDGLGFMEVEGPTLQAIAGGTEARPFVTHHNALDYDFYLRIALELHLKRLLVGGFEKVYEIGRVYRNEGIDLTHNPEFTMLELYWAYVDYEAIMQLVEDLFSTLALEVKGSTTFEYAGQTLDFSAPFARIDYVDSLREKVPGLDFDPLDLARLRAFCDERYPQWKTVPDYKLLDKLFGEYVEPGLINPTFVMNHPLAISPLAKKHRSREGVAERFELFGMGFELANAFSELNDALDQRRRFEAQSERRAAGDDEAHEQDEDFLTALEYGMPPAGGLGIGIDRLVMLLTDKQSIRDVLLFPLMRPIHPGAAPLDASADDK; encoded by the coding sequence ATGTCCGAAGACACCTCCTTGCTGCACGAACAGACCCGTGCCCGCCTCCATAACCAACAGCAGCTGGCCGACCGCGGCTACCCCACGCACCCCTACAGCTACCCCAAAACCCACCATGCCGCAGACATCGTGCAAGCCCATCCCGACCTCGAGCCGGGCTCGGAGTGGACCGGGGAAACCGTGGCCCTGGCGGGTCGCGTCATCACCCTGCGCGACATGGGCAAGGCTGCCTTTGCTGACCTGCAAGACGAATCCGGCCGCATCCAGCTGTTTTTCCGCAAGAACGACCTCGAGAACTATGCGGATCTCAAGCTGATCGACCTGGGCGACCTGCTGGGGGTTACCGGCTACCCCTTTGTCACCAAGACCGGGCAGCTCACCATTCACGTCACCTCGTGGACGCCGCTGGTCAAGAGCTTGCACCCGCTGCCCGACAAGTACCACGGCCTGCGCGACCAGGAAACCCGCTACCGCCAGCGCTACTTGGACCTGATCACCAATGCGGATACCCGCCAGACCTTCCAGGCCCGCTCCAGGGTGCTGCGGGTCATCCGCACCTTCCTCGACGGCCTCGGCTTCATGGAAGTCGAGGGGCCCACGCTGCAGGCCATCGCGGGCGGCACCGAGGCGCGCCCGTTCGTAACGCACCACAACGCCCTCGACTACGACTTCTACCTGCGCATCGCCCTCGAGTTGCACCTCAAGCGGTTGCTGGTGGGCGGTTTTGAGAAGGTCTACGAGATCGGCCGGGTGTACCGCAACGAGGGTATCGACCTCACGCACAACCCCGAGTTCACCATGCTCGAGCTGTACTGGGCCTACGTGGACTACGAGGCGATCATGCAGCTGGTCGAGGACCTGTTCAGCACCCTGGCCCTCGAGGTCAAGGGCTCCACGACCTTCGAGTACGCCGGTCAGACGCTGGACTTCTCCGCACCGTTCGCCCGCATCGACTACGTGGATTCGCTGCGCGAGAAGGTGCCGGGCCTGGACTTTGACCCGCTCGACCTCGCCCGCCTGCGCGCCTTCTGCGACGAGCGCTACCCGCAGTGGAAGACCGTGCCCGACTACAAGCTGCTCGACAAGCTGTTCGGGGAGTACGTCGAGCCGGGCCTGATCAACCCCACCTTCGTGATGAACCACCCGCTGGCAATCTCGCCGCTCGCCAAAAAGCACCGCTCGAGGGAAGGTGTGGCCGAGCGCTTCGAGCTGTTCGGCATGGGTTTCGAGCTGGCCAACGCCTTCAGTGAACTCAACGACGCGCTCGACCAGCGCCGCCGCTTCGAGGCGCAGAGCGAGCGCCGCGCAGCCGGTGACGACGAGGCGCACGAGCAGGACGAGGATTTCCTGACCGCCCTCGAGTACGGTATGCCCCCGGCGGGCGGCCTGGGCATCGGTATCGACCGCCTGGTGATGCTGCTGACCGACAAGCAGAGCATCCGCGACGTGCTGCTGTTCCCGCTGATGCGCCCCATTCACCCCGGTGCGGCTCCGCTCGACGCCAGCGCGGACGACAAGTAA
- the proC gene encoding pyrroline-5-carboxylate reductase, with protein MKLAIVGVGKMGLALLEGVLRRGILQPHEVGIFEHNAVRQAALAEKHSVRPLSLAELGQAERVALCLQPRQFMTVAGELARPNVGYLSTMAGISTGLLARRLGTKRVVRAMPNLAATIGRASTAITAPREAMDNGDYDFGRAIFQAVGDVYDLPEHLFNTFTGMSGSGPAYAAVFAEALADGAVRMGLSRPLANELAAKALIATGELLLDKPHPGVLKDEVASPGGTTIAGIEALEAGAFRSAVIQAVIAATRRGAELGKDDE; from the coding sequence ATGAAACTCGCGATCGTCGGCGTCGGCAAGATGGGCCTCGCCCTGCTCGAGGGCGTGCTGCGCCGCGGCATTCTTCAACCCCACGAAGTCGGTATTTTTGAGCATAACGCGGTGCGTCAGGCTGCCCTGGCCGAGAAGCACAGCGTGCGTCCCCTGTCGCTCGCCGAACTGGGCCAGGCCGAGCGGGTGGCCCTGTGCCTGCAACCGCGCCAGTTCATGACCGTCGCCGGAGAACTGGCCCGCCCGAACGTCGGTTACCTCTCGACCATGGCGGGCATCTCGACCGGGCTGCTCGCGCGCCGCCTGGGCACCAAGCGCGTGGTGCGTGCCATGCCCAACCTCGCAGCCACCATCGGGCGGGCATCTACCGCCATTACCGCGCCGCGCGAAGCCATGGACAACGGCGATTACGATTTTGGGCGCGCCATCTTTCAGGCGGTAGGCGACGTGTACGACCTGCCCGAGCATCTGTTTAACACCTTTACCGGCATGAGCGGTTCGGGCCCGGCTTACGCGGCCGTGTTCGCCGAGGCACTGGCCGACGGCGCGGTGCGCATGGGCCTGTCACGCCCGCTGGCGAACGAACTGGCGGCCAAGGCGCTGATTGCGACCGGCGAACTGCTGCTCGACAAGCCGCACCCGGGAGTGCTCAAGGACGAGGTGGCCAGCCCGGGGGGCACCACCATCGCGGGCATCGAGGCTCTGGAAGCGGGCGCTTTCCGCTCGGCGGTGATCCAGGCAGTGATCGCCGCGACGCGCCGGGGCGCCGAACTGGGCAAGGACGACGAGTGA
- the pheA gene encoding prephenate dehydratase yields MQVTTKTRVAFQGVPGAYSEIAALRVFEGSLGGGDLEVQPQGYPSFHDVLEAVRTGECERAALPIENSLAGGVIPAMDLLLDSDLRVIGEVMVRVRHQLLALPGTRLEDLERVHSHPQALAQCAGFLKRHGLQPVPAYDTAGSAQDLLSLNDPHAGCIASRRAGELYGLEVLASDIEDEDFNTTRFFVLSRERLPFREGVPYKTSLVFAVGHHPGDLVSALAVFRDHGINLSKIESRPRRNRPWSYLFFVDLEGHTEQANVRAAMSELTSTASMVRVLGSYPSAEMPL; encoded by the coding sequence ATGCAGGTGACGACCAAGACACGGGTGGCTTTCCAGGGAGTTCCGGGTGCTTACAGCGAAATCGCGGCATTGCGGGTCTTCGAGGGAAGCCTGGGTGGGGGAGACCTCGAGGTGCAGCCGCAGGGATACCCCAGCTTTCACGACGTCCTTGAGGCGGTGCGGACCGGCGAGTGCGAACGCGCAGCCCTGCCGATCGAAAATTCGCTGGCCGGCGGCGTGATCCCGGCGATGGACCTGCTGCTCGACAGCGACCTGCGCGTCATCGGTGAGGTGATGGTGCGCGTGCGTCACCAGTTGCTGGCCCTGCCCGGAACGCGCCTCGAGGACCTCGAGCGCGTGCACAGCCACCCGCAAGCGCTCGCGCAGTGCGCCGGTTTTCTGAAGCGCCACGGCCTGCAGCCGGTCCCGGCGTACGACACCGCCGGGTCAGCACAGGACCTGCTGAGCCTGAATGACCCGCACGCGGGCTGCATCGCCTCGCGGCGCGCGGGCGAGCTGTACGGCCTCGAGGTGCTCGCTTCGGACATCGAAGACGAGGACTTCAACACCACCCGTTTTTTCGTGCTGTCGCGTGAACGCCTGCCCTTCCGCGAGGGCGTGCCGTACAAGACCTCGCTGGTCTTCGCGGTCGGGCACCACCCGGGCGACCTGGTCAGTGCGCTCGCGGTGTTCCGCGATCACGGCATCAACCTGAGCAAGATCGAGTCGCGCCCGCGCCGCAACCGGCCCTGGAGCTACCTGTTCTTCGTGGACCTCGAGGGGCACACCGAGCAGGCGAACGTGCGCGCCGCCATGTCCGAGCTGACCTCTACCGCCAGCATGGTGCGGGTGCTGGGCAGCTATCCCAGCGCCGAAATGCCCCTGTAA
- a CDS encoding endonuclease III: protein MKGPEARLPEIAARLAETYGVAPPPLEDLSARDPLGGLIATLLSQQNTAAITRRQFAALLERFPTWQDALEAGERAVAAALREAGGGLSAVKARYIVSALRRIAADRGELSLDFLRDLPDPEVRAYLENLPGVGMKTASCVMMFDLGRTAMPVDTHIHRIARRLELVPAAASAVHTERWFAEHLEAGWQARYVFHVSAIRHGRQTCRAPRPRCGDCALFELCPSGPLYL from the coding sequence GTGAAGGGCCCCGAGGCCCGCCTGCCCGAGATCGCCGCGCGCCTCGCCGAGACCTACGGCGTGGCTCCCCCGCCCCTCGAGGACCTGAGCGCCCGCGATCCGCTGGGCGGTCTGATTGCCACCCTGCTCAGCCAGCAGAACACCGCCGCCATCACCCGGCGTCAGTTCGCGGCCCTGTTAGAGCGCTTTCCCACGTGGCAAGACGCCCTCGAGGCCGGAGAACGTGCGGTAGCCGCCGCGCTGCGCGAGGCCGGAGGCGGCCTGAGCGCGGTCAAGGCGCGTTATATCGTGTCGGCCCTGCGCCGGATCGCCGCTGACCGGGGCGAACTGAGCCTGGATTTCCTGCGCGACCTGCCTGACCCCGAGGTGCGTGCCTACCTCGAGAACCTGCCCGGCGTGGGAATGAAAACTGCGAGCTGCGTAATGATGTTCGATCTGGGCCGGACGGCCATGCCGGTTGACACCCACATTCACCGCATCGCCAGGCGCCTCGAGCTGGTACCCGCCGCGGCGAGTGCCGTGCACACCGAGCGCTGGTTCGCCGAGCACCTCGAGGCGGGCTGGCAGGCACGCTACGTCTTTCATGTCTCGGCCATCCGGCATGGCCGCCAGACCTGCAGGGCACCCCGACCGCGCTGCGGTGACTGCGCACTGTTCGAGCTGTGCCCGAGCGGCCCGCTGTATCTGTAG
- a CDS encoding ATP phosphoribosyltransferase regulatory subunit, with protein sequence MPIIPEGTRFVLPPEWEWREALKQRLQTLFSAWGYSAVQTPALEFADPHHPQDARAFKLVDRDGSVLALRSEYTTAVGQLVRSDLATAPYPLRLYYAGQLWLRSQTSELGRMREFTQVGVELVGVSSARSDAELLALARESLEVLGVRFQLEIGHPGFVRAVLESSGLPESELAALHDAVDRKAQPELDALLGALDVQGAARVAISALPDLYGGLEVLPAARRIAPSEQAAAALDRLEEAVALSGSEDYILDLGMSRRYSYYTGLTFRAYTPDFGQPLLGGGRYDTGIPGAGFAIGLERAMRALGGPPPAKPVDVLALDLASARMARAAGYRTELALDPGSARQHALERGIRYLALEGRLEEVRA encoded by the coding sequence TTGCCGATCATTCCCGAAGGAACCCGCTTCGTGCTCCCCCCCGAGTGGGAGTGGCGCGAGGCCTTAAAACAACGCTTGCAGACCCTGTTTTCCGCCTGGGGCTACTCGGCGGTCCAAACGCCGGCCCTCGAGTTCGCCGACCCGCACCATCCGCAAGACGCCCGGGCGTTCAAGCTGGTGGACCGTGACGGGTCGGTGCTGGCGCTGCGCAGCGAGTACACCACCGCGGTCGGTCAGTTGGTCCGCAGCGACCTCGCCACGGCACCCTACCCGCTGCGGCTGTACTACGCCGGACAGCTGTGGCTGCGCTCGCAGACCTCCGAGCTGGGGCGCATGCGCGAGTTCACCCAAGTCGGCGTGGAGCTGGTGGGTGTTTCCAGTGCCCGCTCGGACGCCGAACTGCTGGCCCTTGCCCGCGAGTCCCTCGAGGTGCTGGGCGTGCGCTTTCAGCTCGAGATCGGTCATCCCGGCTTCGTGCGGGCGGTGCTGGAGAGCAGCGGTCTGCCCGAGAGCGAACTGGCCGCGCTGCACGACGCGGTGGACCGCAAGGCCCAGCCGGAGCTCGACGCGCTGCTTGGAGCGCTGGACGTGCAGGGGGCGGCCCGGGTGGCCATCTCGGCGCTGCCGGACCTGTACGGCGGCCTCGAGGTGCTCCCGGCAGCGCGGCGCATCGCGCCCAGCGAGCAGGCTGCAGCGGCCCTCGACCGCCTCGAGGAGGCGGTGGCCCTCTCGGGCAGCGAGGACTACATCCTGGACCTGGGCATGTCGCGGCGCTACAGCTACTACACCGGCCTGACCTTCCGCGCTTACACCCCTGACTTCGGTCAGCCGCTGCTGGGCGGTGGGCGCTACGACACCGGCATTCCGGGCGCGGGCTTTGCCATCGGTCTGGAGCGGGCCATGCGGGCCCTGGGCGGGCCACCCCCGGCCAAGCCCGTAGACGTGCTGGCGCTGGACCTCGCCTCGGCCCGCATGGCGCGTGCAGCAGGCTACCGCACCGAACTGGCCTTGGATCCCGGGTCAGCCCGGCAACACGCCCTCGAGCGCGGGATCCGTTACCTGGCGCTCGAGGGGCGGCTCGAGGAGGTGCGGGCATGA
- the hisG gene encoding ATP phosphoribosyltransferase has product MTTLPDLPLTLALPKGRVFERSVELLSQAGLPLSVPEKSRALRHRFGQIELLELRNSDVPTYVDLGVADAGVVGKDVLMEAGRDVYEPLDLKFARCRLALIRERGDRSPIVRVASKYPRVARDYLRSRGMSAEVIKLSGNIELATLTGLAEAVVDIVETGSTLRANNLEEVEVIAHSSARLIVNRSSLKLKRDLLRPLIHRLAELVAD; this is encoded by the coding sequence ATGACGACGCTGCCGGACCTGCCCCTGACCCTGGCGCTGCCCAAGGGCCGCGTGTTCGAGCGCTCGGTGGAGCTGCTCTCGCAGGCGGGACTGCCGCTGAGCGTGCCCGAAAAGAGCCGGGCGCTGCGCCACCGCTTCGGTCAGATCGAGCTGCTCGAGCTGCGCAACTCGGACGTGCCGACCTACGTGGACCTGGGCGTGGCCGACGCGGGCGTGGTCGGCAAGGACGTGCTGATGGAAGCCGGGCGCGACGTGTACGAACCGCTCGACCTCAAGTTTGCGCGCTGCCGCCTGGCCCTGATCCGCGAGCGCGGGGACCGGAGCCCGATCGTGCGGGTGGCCTCCAAGTACCCCCGGGTGGCGCGCGACTACCTGCGCAGCCGGGGCATGAGTGCCGAGGTGATCAAGCTCAGCGGCAACATCGAACTGGCTACCCTGACCGGTCTGGCCGAGGCGGTGGTGGACATCGTCGAGACCGGATCCACCCTGCGCGCCAACAACCTCGAGGAAGTCGAGGTGATCGCGCACTCGAGCGCGCGCCTGATCGTGAACCGCTCCAGCCTGAAACTCAAGCGCGACCTGCTGCGTCCGCTGATTCACCGCCTGGCCGAACTGGTCGCCGACTGA
- a CDS encoding PQQ-dependent sugar dehydrogenase has translation MPPRLPTLLAALALLLASTAAARTCAGLPRLEVKTLPGFCVGVITRDLRFPRGVLPLPGGDVLVAEMGGWERNRGSIARLRRDANGRYTLTRVLTGLDRPHGIILGPDGRVYVGEASRVFRFDPANPAASRQDVIGGTSGVAALPDSGRHPLTALAFDAQRRLIVNVGSASDNCQGPEGPPTGPLCAEAEGTHPRGALRRYVLKWPEGKVSAWGTLARGLRNSMALALHRSGTLLQAENSRDAINLADPRLSDAQYPHDELNVIVSGAHYGWPYCFDMARNSPEFPHYACANTRKPAALLPAHAAPLGMAYYTGPRAPRDLEGRLVVAYHGYRPSGHRVVAFAVSPRGVPQGAPLELIGGWEARADRPQGKPVDVRPGPDGALYLTEDGNGTLLRWSTE, from the coding sequence ATGCCGCCCCGACTGCCCACGCTGCTTGCCGCCCTTGCCCTGCTCCTGGCCTCCACGGCCGCTGCGCGCACCTGCGCGGGCCTGCCCCGCCTCGAGGTCAAGACCCTGCCGGGGTTCTGTGTGGGCGTGATCACGCGCGACCTGCGTTTTCCGCGCGGGGTGCTGCCGCTGCCAGGCGGCGATGTGCTGGTCGCCGAGATGGGCGGCTGGGAGCGCAACCGGGGCTCGATTGCCCGCCTGCGGCGCGACGCGAACGGCCGCTACACCCTGACCCGGGTGCTGACCGGGCTCGACCGTCCGCACGGCATCATCTTGGGACCGGACGGACGGGTGTACGTGGGCGAGGCCAGCCGGGTGTTCCGCTTCGATCCGGCCAACCCGGCCGCCTCGAGGCAGGACGTGATCGGTGGCACATCCGGAGTGGCGGCGCTGCCCGATTCCGGACGGCATCCGCTGACCGCGCTGGCTTTCGATGCGCAGCGGCGGCTGATCGTGAACGTCGGTTCGGCCAGCGACAACTGCCAGGGCCCCGAGGGCCCGCCGACCGGACCGCTGTGCGCCGAGGCCGAAGGAACCCACCCGCGCGGCGCACTGCGGCGTTACGTGCTGAAGTGGCCCGAGGGCAAGGTGAGTGCCTGGGGAACGCTGGCGCGCGGCCTGCGCAACTCGATGGCGCTGGCGCTGCACCGTTCGGGCACGCTGCTGCAGGCCGAGAACTCGCGCGACGCCATCAATCTTGCCGATCCCAGGCTCAGCGACGCGCAGTACCCGCACGACGAACTCAACGTGATCGTTTCCGGGGCGCATTACGGCTGGCCATACTGCTTTGACATGGCGCGCAACTCGCCCGAATTCCCGCATTACGCCTGCGCGAACACCCGTAAACCTGCCGCGCTGCTGCCCGCTCACGCCGCGCCGCTGGGCATGGCGTACTACACCGGCCCCCGAGCTCCGCGCGACCTCGAGGGCCGCCTGGTGGTCGCCTACCACGGTTACCGTCCCAGCGGGCACCGGGTGGTGGCGTTTGCGGTCAGCCCGAGGGGCGTTCCGCAGGGAGCTCCCCTCGAACTGATCGGCGGGTGGGAGGCGCGCGCTGATCGGCCGCAGGGCAAGCCGGTGGACGTCCGGCCCGGGCCGGACGGTGCGCTGTACCTTACCGAGGACGGCAACGGTACGCTGCTGCGCTGGAGTACGGAATAG
- a CDS encoding SIS domain-containing protein, with amino-acid sequence MLDDRSTLERDRSGLWQALLELPGSYAGPNRVWPAPYGAIGYGEGALAARLGEDWLSAPLVLEGTQFVLGNLDFGEAESYADIADARGVGVVRAGPSSSGGLTFLVPPSPLSHYSYAQYLAYSSGHAQEAAAADEAMRRLAARCTPAVPTDENPAKQLAWKLWTRTPLLLAARDHAARISAWHVLLARIGKSMSVPLGDEPLLVLSGGFEARHESGDQRVALILSTDDPTLTLAREMLETRVDEIIEVLPDPDLEGYAADMQLWYLGAWTAYYLALAYGQDPSDARPLSALLALEEPQEEAEQE; translated from the coding sequence ATGTTAGACGATCGCTCCACCCTCGAACGGGACCGCTCCGGGCTCTGGCAGGCCCTTCTCGAGCTGCCCGGTTCCTATGCCGGGCCCAACCGGGTCTGGCCTGCCCCCTACGGAGCCATCGGTTACGGCGAGGGAGCACTCGCCGCCCGTCTGGGCGAGGACTGGCTGAGCGCTCCGCTGGTCCTCGAGGGCACGCAGTTCGTGCTGGGCAACCTCGACTTCGGTGAGGCCGAGAGCTACGCCGACATCGCCGACGCGCGCGGGGTCGGCGTGGTTCGCGCCGGTCCGTCGAGCAGCGGCGGCCTGACCTTTCTGGTGCCGCCCTCCCCGCTGAGCCACTACAGCTACGCGCAGTACCTGGCCTACAGCAGCGGGCACGCCCAGGAGGCTGCCGCCGCCGATGAGGCGATGCGCCGTCTGGCGGCGCGCTGCACACCCGCAGTTCCTACCGACGAGAACCCGGCCAAGCAGCTCGCCTGGAAGCTGTGGACCCGCACGCCGCTGCTGCTGGCCGCGCGCGACCACGCCGCGCGCATCTCGGCATGGCACGTGCTGCTGGCCCGCATCGGCAAGAGCATGAGCGTCCCCCTGGGGGACGAACCGCTGCTCGTTCTCAGCGGCGGCTTCGAGGCCCGCCACGAGTCGGGTGACCAGCGCGTCGCGCTGATCCTGAGTACAGACGACCCGACCCTCACCCTGGCCCGTGAGATGCTCGAGACCCGCGTGGACGAGATCATCGAGGTGCTGCCCGACCCGGACCTCGAGGGCTACGCCGCCGATATGCAGCTGTGGTACCTGGGTGCTTGGACCGCCTACTACCTGGCTCTCGCCTACGGGCAGGACCCGTCCGACGCCAGGCCGCTCTCTGCCCTGCTGGCCCTCGAGGAGCCGCAGGAAGAAGCCGAGCAGGAGTAA
- a CDS encoding peptidyl-prolyl cis-trans isomerase yields the protein MKSNKLIVRIILGVLALALVAGMMFSFLPLLNSSQTAQRGTPVMKVNGVTITDAELEQLRAGNPLFSLSSEGVIGDDLKTLLVSTAIQRAVLNQDAEKVRVSNGDVNAEVQKIREQNGLTKNQDWAAALQQTGRTDASFRKEVRESLAVQKRAEEVQQGITVTEAEAKAYYDLHPEEYQSEPRVQVRVIGVDSEAKAKQIRQQAAGGADFAELAEQNGAANGGAVGGGDGKTLKPVEQLGIQQREVADAVFALGKPGLTDVIKSGNKYYVAKVERFLPAQTKPFAEVKAAATSAVEQQKKNAKIEAWLEGLNNSAKVEVLDKTWAYNNPVVAKVGKDEIRYADLVSALYSNQQIAQVLQQGPQAESFVNQFFKPQVLDGLINQRVAAQLAREEKRPFEGSRAEVLASYQLWATRDVKPTEAEIRAFYEQNKDQFTVKGSADLTTATFKDRKSASDFLTSYAANPGNFTQAAAKARGTVNEIGKFEEGDERVNPVFQKAVLESGRLKPAGDGSLSDVLEADGKFVVLYVKDVVKPTTRSLAEVREQVEAAVTSQKRQAEAQAFIAKQREKVKVENNLEKVLEQQQARVDAESAKPPADPAAEEGAGSKDSEPAEGEQPATEEPAGH from the coding sequence GTGAAATCAAATAAGCTTATCGTTCGCATCATTCTCGGTGTACTGGCATTGGCGCTGGTTGCCGGTATGATGTTCTCGTTCCTGCCGCTGCTGAACAGCTCGCAGACCGCCCAGCGCGGCACGCCGGTCATGAAGGTCAACGGTGTGACCATCACCGACGCGGAACTTGAGCAACTGCGCGCGGGTAACCCGCTCTTCTCGCTGTCCAGCGAGGGCGTCATCGGGGACGACCTCAAGACACTGCTGGTCAGCACGGCGATTCAGCGTGCCGTTCTGAACCAGGATGCCGAGAAGGTGCGGGTCTCGAACGGTGACGTGAACGCCGAGGTTCAGAAGATCCGCGAGCAGAACGGCCTGACCAAGAACCAGGACTGGGCGGCGGCCCTGCAGCAGACCGGCCGCACCGACGCTTCCTTCCGCAAGGAGGTGCGCGAGAGCCTGGCGGTGCAGAAGCGTGCCGAAGAGGTGCAGCAGGGCATCACGGTGACCGAGGCCGAGGCCAAGGCCTACTACGATCTGCACCCCGAGGAGTACCAGAGCGAGCCGCGTGTGCAGGTGCGTGTGATCGGCGTGGACAGCGAGGCCAAGGCCAAGCAGATTCGCCAGCAGGCCGCAGGCGGCGCGGACTTCGCCGAACTTGCCGAACAAAACGGTGCGGCAAACGGGGGCGCCGTGGGCGGCGGTGACGGCAAGACCCTCAAGCCGGTCGAGCAACTGGGTATCCAGCAGCGCGAGGTGGCCGACGCCGTCTTTGCGCTGGGTAAGCCGGGCCTGACCGACGTGATCAAGAGCGGCAACAAGTACTACGTGGCCAAGGTGGAGCGCTTCTTGCCCGCCCAGACCAAGCCCTTTGCCGAGGTGAAGGCCGCTGCCACGAGTGCCGTGGAGCAGCAGAAGAAGAACGCCAAGATCGAGGCGTGGCTCGAGGGCCTGAACAACAGTGCCAAGGTTGAGGTGCTCGACAAGACCTGGGCCTACAACAACCCGGTCGTTGCCAAAGTCGGCAAGGATGAGATCCGTTATGCCGATCTGGTGAGCGCGCTCTACAGCAACCAGCAGATCGCTCAGGTGCTGCAGCAGGGCCCGCAGGCCGAGAGCTTCGTCAACCAGTTCTTCAAGCCCCAGGTGCTCGACGGCCTGATCAACCAGCGGGTCGCGGCGCAACTGGCCCGCGAGGAGAAGCGTCCCTTCGAGGGCAGCCGTGCCGAGGTCCTGGCCTCCTACCAGCTGTGGGCGACCCGCGACGTGAAGCCCACCGAGGCCGAGATCCGGGCGTTTTACGAGCAGAACAAGGACCAGTTCACCGTCAAGGGCAGCGCGGACCTGACCACGGCGACCTTCAAGGACCGCAAGTCGGCCAGCGACTTCCTGACCTCGTACGCGGCCAACCCGGGTAACTTCACCCAGGCGGCGGCCAAGGCGCGCGGAACCGTCAACGAGATCGGCAAGTTCGAAGAGGGTGACGAGCGGGTCAACCCGGTGTTCCAAAAGGCCGTGCTGGAAAGCGGCCGCCTGAAACCCGCCGGAGATGGCAGCCTGAGCGACGTGCTCGAGGCCGATGGTAAGTTCGTGGTGCTGTACGTCAAGGACGTCGTGAAGCCCACGACCCGCTCGCTCGCCGAGGTGCGCGAGCAGGTGGAAGCCGCCGTGACCAGCCAGAAGCGTCAGGCGGAGGCGCAGGCCTTTATCGCCAAGCAGCGCGAGAAGGTGAAGGTCGAGAACAACCTCGAGAAGGTCCTCGAGCAGCAGCAGGCCCGTGTGGATGCCGAGTCGGCCAAGCCCCCGGCCGACCCGGCCGCCGAGGAGGGTGCCGGAAGCAAAGATTCCGAGCCCGCCGAGGGCGAGCAGCCCGCGACCGAAGAACCCGCCGGGCACTGA